Sequence from the Pseudophaeobacter arcticus DSM 23566 genome:
CTGTCCAGCAGGCCCTCAGTCTTGAGGCTCTCGTAGCTGCTGTCCAGCGCGGATTTGACGCGGGTCAGCATGTCATCAATCTCGACCTTGGTGATGATCAGCGGTGGGCAAAAGGCCAGGGCATTGCCCGCAACCGCGCGCAGGATCACGCCGTTGTCCTGACAGGCCTTCACCGCCACTGCTCCACCTTTGCCACCGGCAATTGTCGTGCCAGTGGTTTTATTCGACACCAGTTCCAGCGCGGCGATCAGCCCCTTGCCGCGCACTTCGCCCACCAGCGGGTGGTCGGTAAAGATGCGGCGCAGTTCGGCCTGCAGGTAATCGCCAACCTCGGCGGCGTGACCAAACAGGTTGTCGCGCTCGTAGATCTCCAGCGTTTTCAGGGCGGCAGCGCAGGCAGCGGGGTGGCCGGAATAGGTATAGCCATGGCCAAAGACGCCAACCTCATTTGAGGGCGCCACCATTTCCTTGTACATCCAGCCGGGGATGACACTGGCCGAGATCGGGAAATAGGCCGAGCTGAGCTGTTTGGCAAAGGTCATCAGGTCGGGCTTGATGCCCATGGTGGTGCAGCCAAAATCGGCGCCGGTGCGGCCAAAGCCGGTGATGACCTCATCGGCCCAGACCAGAATGCCATGTTTGCGCAGCAGCACCTGCAGTTTCTCATAGTAGCCCTCTGGTGGCACAATCACGCCCGACGCACCGGTGATGGGCTCCATGATCATCGCGGCGATGGTGTCGGGGTCTTCGGCCAGGATCTGGTCTTCGAGGTTTTGCAGGATGCGGTCGACAAACTGCGCTTCGGTCTCGTTGCCTTTGCGGCCGGTGTAATAATGGGGTGCATCGGTGCGCAGGATGTGCAGCGCCTCTACGGGGGCGTCAAAATGCGCCAGATTGGCGGGCAGCGAGGTCAGCGATCCAGCCGCCACGGTAACGCCATGATAGCCGCGCTCGCGGGTGATGATCTTGCGCTTTTCCGGTTTGCCGATGGCATTGAAGTAATAGCGCAGCATCTTGTAGTGGCTGTCATTGGCATCCGAGCCGGAGTTGCCAAAAAAGATATAGGCATCTTCCACCGGCACCATGGCGGCGAGTTTCTCGGCCAGATCAATCAGCGGCTGGTGGGTCTTGCCGCCAAAGGTGTGGCTAAAGGGCAGGGTGTTCAGCTGGTCGGTGATGGCGGCGATCACCTCTTTGTTGTCATAGCCAAGCGAGGTGCACCACAGCCCGGCCAGGCCTTCAATGTATTTGTTGCCTTGGTTGTCAAAGACATAGATTCCCTCGCCACGCTCCAGGCACATCTGTTCGGTCGCTGTGAGGTTGGTTGTAGGGTAAACGACTGGAGCCATTACGGAATTCCTCTGGTAGGGCGCATGTATCTGGGACATGGGCGAAGACAAACAAGGGGCGCGGTATGATGTTAAACCGTGCAACTGTGGCTAGCATTGTCTTGTTTTGCGGGGGAGGTCAAAGGAATTTGATCAAATATTTTTCTCAGGGTGTCTGCACGGGGCTCGGCTCGTCTGGATGCGCTGGGTGCTTTGGGCGGTCTGCCGGTTGCCTGGGCTGTCCGCTGGTCTGCATCTGTCCTGCAAAGAGCCTGCGCCAAACAAAAGGCCGCTGATGCGGGATGCATCAAGCGGCCTGTTTGATCCAAATGGAGCGGGCGAGGCGATTCGAACGCCCGACCCTAACCTTGGCAAGGTTATGCTCTACCCCTGAGCTACGCCCGCGCTACATTTGGTGAGGCGGTATTTAGGCAAAGCCGGGCGAGGCCGCAAGGGCAAAATAGCTGCATTGAAGAGTTTTTTGACATGGCTTTTCTGCAGGGGGGTGGCTGGGGGCTGGCGGGGCCAGCGACTGGCGGGGCTGAGGACTGGTGGGGCTGAGGACTGGTGGGGTTGGGGACTGGCGAGACTGGAGACTGGCGAGACTGGGACTGGCGGGGAAAACAAAAGGCCGCCGATGCAAGAAGCATCAAGCGGCCTGTTTGGTCCAAATGGAGCGGGCGAGGCGATTCGAACGCCCGACCCTAACCTTGGCAAGGTTATGCTCTACCCCTGAGCTACGCCCGCGCTGCATTTGGTGAAGCGGTATTTAGGCAATCCCTGACGGGGCCGCAAGAGGGAAAGTGACCAGGGTCCCGAGAATTCTTTATCTCTCACCGCGCTGGGGCGGGCCTTTCTGGCGGTGGCGCGGAAGGGTCGGGCAGCCGAAACCCGGCCTGTTCGGCCAGGCGGCGCTGTTGCACCAGCAGCGGGGTGCAGGAAATGAACTCTGATCCTGTGCAATGGGGCAGCTCAAGGGCTTTGATCAGCTGGCTGTCATATTGGCCGGACAGCAACAGGATGCCTTCTTGCTCCAGCATATCCCGGGTGCCGCGCCCCTTGTCGGCGCGAATGCGGCGCATGAAGTCCTTTTGCTGGGCGACGGCCTCGACCACATCGCGGGCGATGGGGCTGTTCTGGATCAGGCGAAACAGACTGGCCATGCGGGCGTTGCCGGTGCCGTGGGAAAAAATATCCGCCACCAAATCGGGGTCCTGGCAGCGCCAGAAGTTGGCCGGGTAGGGGTGATCACAGAGCAGCCAGAGGATATTGGCGAATCCTGCGGCCGAGACTGCGCCCTTGCCATCCTTGTTCTTGCCCGTTGTCAGATAGGCCGGGCGGGCGATGATCAGCCCCAGATAGCAGCGGGCGCGGGCCTCGTCGGCGGCGACCAGCAGGCAGGGCTGGTCAATGGCTTCGGTGGGAATCATCCAGTTGCTGCCCATGGTGTTCTTGATGTCCACATCGCGGCCCAGGATTTCCGTATCCAGCCGCCCACGCGGCAGCCGCAACAGGGCGCGCAGTTCGATCTCGACGCGGGTGCCAATATAGGTCTTTTCGGTTTTTTCCAGCTCTTCATAGGCGCGCCGCCCGGTTTTGGGCGTCATGATCACGTCATCAATGCAGCGCCGTAGCATCGCCGGAAAGCGTTCTTCCAGCACCAGGGCGCCGCCGGCACGGGCGGTGATCTCATTTGCCAGTTCGGTCAGCAGATCATAATCCGCATGTCCGGGCGCAATCAGGCTGTCGGGCAGTTTTTGCTTCATCTTGGGCCGTTGCCGCACCCGGGGGCAGGGTGCGGGGTATCAGGCGCGCACAGCATGGAGATTGGGCTTGGCGATGGCGGCTTTCAGTTGCAGCGCGACGGCCTCGGCCACCGGCGGCGGGAAGGCATTGCCGACCTGGCGGTAGGCATTGGTCTTGGCGCCGGTGAAATGCCAGGCATCGGGGAAGCCCTGGATGCGGGCGACCATGCGCACCGTCAGCCGGGGCATGTCGTTGTGGAATGGATCCGGTGCCTCAACGGCGATGGTGCGCCCCTCAACCCCCAGGGAGGCCCAGGCGCGCCGCGCCCGTGTCGGGCCCAGGTCCGGGCCGCCGTGTTTTTTTGACCCACCCACAATTGTCGGCGCGATCTCATCTGCCTGAGCGGCCCAGTCATCGGCGCCGCGCCAGCCGCGTGCCTTCATCAGGTCCAGCAGGGTTTCGCCCACGGTGCGGGGATTATGGGGCAGTGGTTCGGGCCAGTTGAACTGGTCGGAATATTCCTTGCGCAGGGCGATGATCGCCACCCGGGGGCGCAGCTGCGGCACGCCATAGTCAGAGGCGTTGAGCAGGCGCCAGTCGGTTTCATAGCCGAGCTTGGCCAATTGTCGCTTCAGCTTTTCGCGGTAGTCGTGGAAGGCGGCATCCAGAAAGCCGCGCACGTTTTCGATCATCACCGCGCGGGGGCGGGTGGCATCAACGATATGGATGGCATCGTCAAACAGGTTGCGCTCATCCTTTTCGCCCAGCTGTTTTCCCGCCACGGAAAAGGGCGGGCAGGGCAGGCCGCCGGCCAGCAGATCAATGCCCCTGTAGGCACTGGCGTCTTCTTTGAACAGCCGCACGTCTTCTTCCAGCACATTCCAGTTGGGGCGGTTGTGGCGCAGGGTGGCGCAGCAATGTTTGTCGATCTCGACCAATGCGGTGTGATCAAACCCTGCGCGTTCCAGCCCCAGAGCCTGGCCGCCAGCCCCCGCGCAAAGTTCCACCGATGTGAGCATGTCGTGCCGCCTGCCTGTTTTTGGTTTCTGTTCCGGGTCTGTTCCTAGGTGCAAAGCTGATTCCACGCAAGGCTCTGTCTGGGTCTTTCGGGCAGGGTCTCTTATTGTAACGCGAAAGGCCACCCCAGAAGGAGTGGCCTTTCGAAGTCCAAATGGAGCGGGCGAGGCGATTCGAACGCCCGACCCTAACCTTGGCAAGGTTATGCTCTACCCCTGAGCTACGCCCGCGCTACATTTGGTGAGGCGGAATTAGGCATTCTGGCGCCGCGCCGCAAGGGGAAAATTGCAGGGTTTTGAGAAAATCCTCATATCCGGCGACGGAAAATCCAATCAGCAGCGTTTGACAGGGAACACGCGCAGTCAAAAGGAGAGCACAGTGCGGAGTTTCGCGTTGCAGAGTTTCAGGGAAAACCTTCGGCTTGTCGCCCTGGTCGTGGGCATTGCCGTGGGAGGCGCCGCGCAATTTGCTTGCCTCACAGAGGTGGGCCAGGAGCGCCTTGCAAAATCAGAGGAGGCTTTGCCACATTGGGCGGTCTCTCCGGTGACGGTTGATCGTCTGGCCCCAGTCCAGGGCTGAACACCTGTCCGCAAGGCAATCCTGCCCCTAAAAAGATAAAGCCGCAGCCCCTTGGGGCCACGGCCTTGATCGTGTCTCTATCGGCCTGGATCAGTCGAGATCTTCCAGTTCGATCAGCAGGTCCTTGGCATCAATCTGG
This genomic interval carries:
- a CDS encoding aminotransferase encodes the protein MAPVVYPTTNLTATEQMCLERGEGIYVFDNQGNKYIEGLAGLWCTSLGYDNKEVIAAITDQLNTLPFSHTFGGKTHQPLIDLAEKLAAMVPVEDAYIFFGNSGSDANDSHYKMLRYYFNAIGKPEKRKIITRERGYHGVTVAAGSLTSLPANLAHFDAPVEALHILRTDAPHYYTGRKGNETEAQFVDRILQNLEDQILAEDPDTIAAMIMEPITGASGVIVPPEGYYEKLQVLLRKHGILVWADEVITGFGRTGADFGCTTMGIKPDLMTFAKQLSSAYFPISASVIPGWMYKEMVAPSNEVGVFGHGYTYSGHPAACAAALKTLEIYERDNLFGHAAEVGDYLQAELRRIFTDHPLVGEVRGKGLIAALELVSNKTTGTTIAGGKGGAVAVKACQDNGVILRAVAGNALAFCPPLIITKVEIDDMLTRVKSALDSSYESLKTEGLLDS
- a CDS encoding NaeI family type II restriction endonuclease, which translates into the protein MKQKLPDSLIAPGHADYDLLTELANEITARAGGALVLEERFPAMLRRCIDDVIMTPKTGRRAYEELEKTEKTYIGTRVEIELRALLRLPRGRLDTEILGRDVDIKNTMGSNWMIPTEAIDQPCLLVAADEARARCYLGLIIARPAYLTTGKNKDGKGAVSAAGFANILWLLCDHPYPANFWRCQDPDLVADIFSHGTGNARMASLFRLIQNSPIARDVVEAVAQQKDFMRRIRADKGRGTRDMLEQEGILLLSGQYDSQLIKALELPHCTGSEFISCTPLLVQQRRLAEQAGFRLPDPSAPPPERPAPAR
- a CDS encoding DNA cytosine methyltransferase, whose amino-acid sequence is MLTSVELCAGAGGQALGLERAGFDHTALVEIDKHCCATLRHNRPNWNVLEEDVRLFKEDASAYRGIDLLAGGLPCPPFSVAGKQLGEKDERNLFDDAIHIVDATRPRAVMIENVRGFLDAAFHDYREKLKRQLAKLGYETDWRLLNASDYGVPQLRPRVAIIALRKEYSDQFNWPEPLPHNPRTVGETLLDLMKARGWRGADDWAAQADEIAPTIVGGSKKHGGPDLGPTRARRAWASLGVEGRTIAVEAPDPFHNDMPRLTVRMVARIQGFPDAWHFTGAKTNAYRQVGNAFPPPVAEAVALQLKAAIAKPNLHAVRA